A single region of the Duganella sp. BuS-21 genome encodes:
- a CDS encoding prolyl oligopeptidase family serine peptidase: MFRYFPTNYVWNLSVDLAIEMGARIGEIEEMCAPLQNAAKQPDAAGTQAFRATWARMADKLCELAAEDETKGRLISAGDKYGRAATYYLTAERLQAHGAAGRTALYQRFIEVFNQGIKLAGENCERVEIPYGDAHISGLLVRAEGVSGRAPILVQVNGLDSTKEMKYRVGLPRWLAQRGVSSLVIDQPGTGEALRLHGMTAVYNSELWASKVVDWLEQRDDVDAKRIGLEGVSLGGYYCPRAVAFEPRFALGVVWGANHDWRDVQKKRLMKEGSFPVPHYWEHVRWVWGAKDMDDFMAIAENVHLDGVVEKIKVPFLVTHGEKDSQIPLHWAQRTYDQLVNSPKRELKIFTEREGGVQHSSFDNSANAGAYIADWVAENLGGRTAL, encoded by the coding sequence ATGTTTCGCTATTTCCCCACCAACTACGTCTGGAACCTGTCCGTAGACCTGGCCATTGAAATGGGCGCCCGCATCGGCGAGATCGAAGAGATGTGCGCACCGCTGCAGAACGCCGCCAAACAGCCCGACGCCGCCGGCACGCAAGCCTTCCGCGCCACCTGGGCGCGCATGGCCGACAAGCTGTGCGAGCTGGCGGCAGAAGACGAAACCAAGGGCCGCCTGATTTCGGCCGGCGACAAGTACGGCCGTGCCGCCACCTACTACCTCACCGCCGAACGCCTGCAGGCGCACGGCGCGGCCGGCCGCACCGCCCTGTACCAGCGCTTCATCGAAGTGTTCAACCAAGGCATCAAGCTGGCCGGCGAAAACTGCGAGCGCGTGGAAATCCCCTACGGCGACGCCCACATCTCAGGCCTGCTGGTGCGCGCCGAAGGCGTGAGCGGCCGCGCGCCCATCCTGGTGCAGGTCAACGGCCTCGATTCGACCAAGGAGATGAAATACCGCGTCGGCCTGCCGCGCTGGCTGGCGCAGCGCGGCGTGTCCTCGCTGGTGATCGACCAGCCGGGCACCGGTGAAGCCCTGCGCCTGCACGGCATGACCGCCGTCTACAACAGCGAACTGTGGGCCAGCAAAGTGGTCGATTGGCTGGAACAGCGCGACGACGTCGACGCCAAACGCATCGGCCTGGAAGGCGTGTCGCTGGGCGGCTACTACTGCCCGCGCGCGGTGGCCTTCGAGCCGCGCTTCGCCCTCGGCGTGGTGTGGGGCGCCAACCATGACTGGCGCGACGTGCAGAAGAAGCGCCTGATGAAGGAAGGCAGCTTCCCGGTGCCGCACTACTGGGAACACGTGCGCTGGGTGTGGGGTGCGAAAGACATGGACGACTTCATGGCCATCGCAGAAAACGTCCACCTGGACGGCGTGGTTGAAAAAATCAAGGTGCCGTTCCTGGTCACCCACGGCGAGAAGGATTCCCAGATCCCGCTGCACTGGGCGCAGCGCACCTACGACCAGCTGGTCAACAGCCCCAAACGCGAACTGAAGATCTTCACCGAACGCGAAGGCGGCGTGCAGCACTCCAGCTTCGACAACTCGGCCAACGCCGGCGCCTACATCGCCGACTGGGTCGCGGAAAACCTGGGTGGCCGTACCGCCCTCTGA
- a CDS encoding Rieske (2Fe-2S) protein translates to MPASTFLCRLAELPDGEARGFDPAHSGQDSLFVVRQGGRLLAYRDQCPHYGDTPMAWRRHAYLNADGSRIVCAAHGALFRIEDGVCLQGPCLGEALIPVPITINGDGEVHLM, encoded by the coding sequence ATGCCGGCATCCACCTTCCTGTGCCGCCTGGCCGAGCTGCCCGACGGTGAAGCACGCGGCTTCGATCCCGCGCACAGCGGGCAAGACAGCCTGTTCGTGGTGCGTCAGGGCGGCCGGCTGCTGGCTTACCGCGACCAGTGCCCACACTACGGCGACACGCCGATGGCCTGGCGCCGCCACGCTTACCTCAACGCTGACGGCAGCCGCATCGTCTGCGCCGCGCACGGCGCGCTGTTCCGCATCGAGGATGGCGTCTGCCTGCAAGGCCCGTGCCTTGGCGAGGCGCTGATCCCGGTGCCGATCACCATCAACGGTGACGGCGAAGTACACCTCATGTAG
- a CDS encoding MFS transporter, whose product MNNRQSSVSSNNESWSGRIALMIAHCAGMVDLVALPVWIGTLMSRYGMAPQQAGTLVTLFLLGAVASSLFCAPRFQRLDKRAVATAGFAVSALAFLGLATTSEYTAMAGLHGLAGIAAGSALSVTHGTAGLSANPHRMFALCGMALGVFAIVFLGTLPGIVAANGGTALFIALAVVMLVAACTSAVMFPRGASRAANAAASPHSGAAHGAAQPKPVSSAVWFAALGIGCMGLVQAMMFSFLERIGADRGYTTAAVTGVLIALGFVNLFPAPLAALLEKRWPARLVVLAGPVLQAALALTIAHGGSFASYAGAGAVFAAVMIFTHTFAFGLVAQLEPGGRALSATPAMLMVGAAIGPVLGGTLVQQAGYGMLGTAAVVIAIIAVVCFARAGRQFIVRSLP is encoded by the coding sequence ATGAATAATCGCCAAAGCAGCGTCAGTAGCAACAATGAAAGCTGGAGCGGGCGCATCGCCCTGATGATCGCCCACTGCGCAGGAATGGTGGATCTGGTAGCGCTGCCGGTCTGGATCGGCACGCTGATGTCGCGCTACGGCATGGCGCCGCAGCAGGCCGGCACGCTGGTGACGCTGTTCCTGCTCGGCGCAGTCGCCAGCAGCCTGTTTTGCGCGCCGCGCTTTCAGCGGCTGGACAAGCGGGCGGTGGCAACCGCAGGTTTCGCCGTGTCCGCGCTGGCCTTCCTCGGCCTGGCGACCACCAGCGAATACACGGCGATGGCCGGCCTGCACGGCCTGGCCGGCATCGCGGCCGGCAGCGCATTGAGCGTCACGCACGGCACGGCGGGCCTGAGCGCCAATCCGCACCGCATGTTCGCCTTGTGCGGCATGGCGCTGGGCGTGTTTGCCATCGTCTTTCTTGGCACGCTGCCGGGGATTGTGGCGGCCAACGGCGGCACCGCCTTGTTCATCGCGTTGGCCGTGGTGATGCTGGTGGCGGCATGCACCAGCGCCGTGATGTTCCCTCGCGGTGCGAGCCGCGCCGCCAACGCGGCCGCATCGCCGCATTCCGGCGCCGCCCATGGCGCCGCGCAGCCCAAGCCGGTCAGCAGCGCCGTGTGGTTTGCCGCGCTGGGCATCGGCTGCATGGGATTGGTGCAGGCCATGATGTTCAGCTTCCTGGAACGCATCGGCGCGGATCGCGGCTACACCACGGCCGCCGTTACCGGTGTGCTCATCGCGCTGGGCTTCGTCAACCTGTTCCCCGCTCCGCTGGCCGCGCTGTTGGAAAAACGCTGGCCGGCGCGCCTGGTGGTGCTGGCCGGGCCGGTGCTGCAGGCCGCACTCGCGTTGACCATCGCGCATGGCGGCAGCTTCGCCAGCTATGCCGGCGCCGGCGCGGTATTTGCCGCCGTGATGATCTTCACCCACACCTTCGCCTTCGGCCTGGTGGCGCAACTTGAACCCGGCGGACGCGCGCTGAGCGCCACGCCGGCCATGCTGATGGTCGGCGCGGCGATAGGCCCTGTGCTCGGTGGCACGCTGGTGCAGCAGGCGGGCTACGGCATGCTGGGCACCGCCGCCGTAGTCATTGCCATCATCGCCGTCGTTTGCTTCGCCCGCGCCGGGCGTCAATTTATCGTCAGGAGTTTGCCATGA
- a CDS encoding FAD-dependent oxidoreductase — translation MASPAKNILIIGGGFSGMAAAIQLRKQQLNVDIVEIDPGWRSYGAGISLGGATLRAFKTLGILPQFLERGAVGDGVDIFLPHGQQVASLPTPRIAGPDVPGGGAIMRPVLAKILAEVTTASGANVRLGCTFTALRQHDDGVEVSFTDGTTKDYDLVIGADGLYSNTRAAIMPDAEKPKYSGQCVWRAVLPRTPGMDRASMWLGPKIKTGLNPVSNDEMYLFVTEDRADNVMVDPKLFAPMLSELLAPFSAPLMQQCRAQINDHAQIIYRPLESLLVQQPWHRGRVVLIGDTVHATTPHLASGACIGIEDALVLAEELERADNVEQALTQFGARRWERCRMVVENSGRLGEIEITGGDKAEHAQIMRTTQAALAAPI, via the coding sequence ATGGCATCACCAGCAAAAAACATCCTCATCATCGGCGGCGGCTTTTCCGGCATGGCGGCCGCCATCCAGCTGCGCAAACAGCAACTCAACGTCGATATCGTGGAAATCGATCCGGGCTGGCGCTCCTACGGCGCCGGCATCAGCCTGGGCGGCGCGACGCTGCGCGCCTTCAAAACCTTGGGCATCCTGCCGCAGTTCCTGGAACGCGGCGCCGTCGGCGACGGCGTGGACATCTTCCTGCCGCACGGCCAGCAGGTCGCCTCCTTGCCGACGCCGCGCATCGCCGGCCCCGACGTACCGGGCGGCGGTGCCATCATGCGTCCGGTGCTGGCCAAGATCCTGGCGGAAGTGACCACGGCCAGCGGCGCCAACGTACGCCTGGGCTGCACCTTTACGGCGCTGCGCCAGCACGACGACGGTGTGGAAGTCAGCTTCACCGACGGCACCACCAAAGACTACGACCTGGTGATCGGCGCCGACGGCTTGTACTCCAACACCCGCGCCGCCATCATGCCTGACGCGGAAAAGCCGAAGTACAGCGGCCAGTGCGTCTGGCGCGCGGTGCTGCCTCGCACACCGGGAATGGATCGCGCCAGCATGTGGCTCGGCCCCAAGATCAAGACCGGTCTCAATCCGGTATCCAACGACGAGATGTACCTGTTCGTCACCGAGGACCGGGCGGACAATGTGATGGTCGATCCAAAGCTGTTCGCCCCCATGCTGTCGGAACTGCTGGCACCCTTCTCCGCGCCGCTGATGCAACAATGCCGCGCGCAGATCAACGACCATGCGCAGATCATCTACCGCCCGCTGGAATCGCTGCTGGTGCAGCAGCCATGGCATCGCGGCCGTGTGGTGCTGATCGGCGACACCGTGCACGCCACCACGCCGCACCTGGCTTCCGGCGCCTGTATCGGCATCGAGGATGCGCTGGTGCTGGCGGAGGAACTGGAACGCGCCGACAACGTCGAACAGGCGCTGACGCAGTTCGGCGCACGCCGCTGGGAACGCTGCCGCATGGTGGTCGAGAACTCGGGCCGGCTAGGCGAGATCGAAATCACCGGCGGCGACAAGGCGGAACACGCGCAGATCATGCGCACCACGCAAGCCGCGCTGGCAGCGCCGATCTGA
- a CDS encoding VOC family protein, with amino-acid sequence MNIIGPDALIFGVDDVAACAQYLTDYGLTPVGVTAAGGRFEALDGTAVIIAHQSDALLPASLPTRSMLRKTVYGVADAATLDAIAAELGKDRDVRRLPDGSLEASDDMGFVLGFQVTVRRAISLAAETVNAPGAPAQRAANVVAVDETAVIVPRSLSHVVYFVPDAAKAEAFYAERLGFRCTDRLAGAGPFLQPAGTLDHHTLFLIQTPPFMQGVEHFTFHLGGPTELMQAGTRFVNKGYQSFWGPGRHKFGSNWFWYFNSPLGCHVEYDADMDLHDAAWTARTAPMSADASQLFLFQSRDKWAPGGPPPPGAAH; translated from the coding sequence ATGAATATTATCGGACCAGATGCACTGATCTTCGGCGTTGACGATGTCGCGGCCTGCGCGCAATACTTGACCGACTACGGCCTGACGCCGGTCGGCGTGACCGCAGCCGGCGGCCGTTTCGAAGCGCTGGACGGCACCGCCGTCATCATCGCCCATCAGAGCGACGCCTTGCTGCCGGCATCCCTGCCAACCCGCAGCATGCTGCGCAAAACGGTCTACGGGGTCGCCGATGCCGCCACGCTGGACGCCATCGCTGCGGAGCTGGGCAAGGACCGCGACGTGCGCCGCCTGCCGGATGGCTCGCTCGAAGCCAGCGACGACATGGGTTTCGTGCTGGGCTTCCAGGTGACGGTGCGCCGCGCCATCAGCCTCGCCGCCGAAACCGTCAACGCGCCGGGCGCACCTGCGCAACGCGCCGCCAACGTGGTGGCGGTGGACGAAACAGCGGTCATCGTGCCGCGCAGCCTGTCGCATGTGGTCTACTTCGTGCCGGATGCCGCCAAAGCCGAAGCCTTCTACGCCGAGCGCCTCGGCTTCCGCTGCACCGACAGGCTGGCCGGCGCCGGCCCCTTCCTGCAGCCGGCCGGCACGCTGGACCACCACACCCTGTTCCTGATCCAGACCCCACCCTTCATGCAGGGCGTGGAGCACTTCACCTTCCACCTGGGCGGACCGACGGAGCTGATGCAGGCCGGTACCCGCTTCGTCAACAAGGGCTATCAATCGTTCTGGGGGCCGGGCCGCCACAAGTTCGGTTCCAACTGGTTCTGGTACTTCAACAGCCCTTTGGGCTGCCACGTCGAGTACGACGCCGACATGGACCTGCACGACGCCGCATGGACCGCGCGCACCGCGCCGATGAGTGCCGACGCCTCGCAGCTGTTCCTGTTCCAGTCGCGTGACAAATGGGCGCCGGGCGGTCCACCGCCGCCTGGCGCGGCGCACTAA
- a CDS encoding NAD-dependent epimerase/dehydratase family protein, with protein sequence MSHIVITGANGFVGRALVKRLLAQTRHTLTLIDHSFDDTGADPRARRIAGSFGDPTVLDAALETPADVVFHLASVPGALAEREPALGYQVNLLATLTLAHRLAQQQEQQQRKARLVFASSVAVYGALDPGDVHENQEARPALSYGAHKLMAEIELADLSRRGQLDAVSLRLPGIVARPPSESGHGSAFMSLVMHKLAAGQHYVCPVGPKATAWWMSLPCCIDNLLHGATMSTAGAPPARVWQLPVLHLSLRDVLDALAWRYGPQRRELLTFAPDERLETLFGRLPPLHTPAALAAGFRHDKDADSLIAAAMQGSLG encoded by the coding sequence TTGAGTCATATCGTCATCACCGGCGCCAACGGCTTTGTCGGCCGCGCCCTGGTCAAGCGCCTGCTGGCGCAAACGCGCCATACGTTGACGCTGATCGACCATTCCTTCGATGACACTGGTGCCGATCCACGCGCGCGGCGCATCGCCGGCTCGTTCGGTGATCCGACCGTGCTCGATGCGGCGCTGGAGACGCCGGCCGATGTCGTGTTCCATCTGGCCAGCGTGCCCGGTGCGCTGGCCGAGCGCGAGCCGGCACTCGGGTACCAAGTCAACCTGCTGGCGACACTGACCTTGGCGCATCGGCTGGCGCAGCAGCAGGAGCAGCAGCAACGCAAGGCACGGCTGGTGTTCGCCAGCTCGGTGGCGGTGTACGGCGCCCTCGACCCCGGTGATGTGCACGAGAACCAGGAGGCCCGCCCCGCCCTCAGCTACGGCGCGCACAAGCTGATGGCAGAAATCGAACTGGCGGACCTGAGCCGACGCGGCCAGCTCGACGCGGTGAGCCTGCGCCTTCCAGGCATCGTCGCCCGGCCGCCGTCGGAGTCCGGCCACGGCTCGGCCTTCATGAGCCTCGTGATGCACAAGCTTGCCGCCGGCCAGCACTATGTGTGCCCGGTCGGCCCCAAAGCAACCGCATGGTGGATGTCGCTGCCGTGCTGTATCGACAATCTGCTGCATGGCGCCACCATGTCGACAGCCGGCGCGCCGCCGGCGCGCGTATGGCAGCTGCCAGTGCTGCACCTGAGCTTACGCGATGTGCTTGATGCGCTGGCATGGCGTTATGGTCCGCAGCGGCGCGAGCTGCTCACCTTCGCGCCGGACGAACGGCTGGAAACACTGTTTGGTCGCTTGCCTCCGCTGCACACGCCAGCAGCACTGGCTGCGGGCTTCCGCCACGACAAGGATGCCGACAGCCTGATCGCAGCAGCCATGCAAGGCAGCCTGGGATAA
- a CDS encoding fumarylacetoacetate hydrolase family protein, which translates to MKFATLKDQTPDGRLLVVSRDLARCVDASAIAPSLLHAVQHWAKVEAPLRQLSDSLNSGATAGQPFDPQRCSAPLPRSPQWCDGSAFLNHAKLMEQAFKTPPIPDLESIPLMYQGASDDFLGPHDDVALPSETDGIDFEGEFGVVLDHVAMRSTPQDALKQVRLLVQLNDWSLRAMGPREMRTGFGFLQAKPSTSFAPVAVTPDELGDAWRDGRVHLELHVEWNGAHFGHPHGGQMSFGFGGLIAHAARTRRLTAGTIIGTGTVSNSSRAVGSACIAERRVIEMIDHGEARTGFMRFGDRVRMQARLPGQDTGPFGVIDQHVVAAP; encoded by the coding sequence ATGAAATTTGCCACTCTCAAAGATCAAACACCCGATGGACGCCTGCTGGTCGTCTCCCGCGACCTGGCGCGCTGCGTGGATGCCAGCGCCATCGCGCCATCCCTGCTGCACGCAGTCCAGCACTGGGCGAAGGTGGAAGCCCCTCTGCGCCAGCTTTCCGATAGCCTGAACAGCGGCGCGACCGCCGGCCAGCCCTTTGACCCGCAGCGTTGCAGCGCGCCGCTGCCGCGCAGCCCGCAGTGGTGCGATGGCTCGGCCTTCCTCAACCACGCCAAGCTGATGGAGCAGGCGTTCAAGACGCCGCCGATTCCCGACCTTGAAAGCATCCCGCTCATGTACCAGGGCGCCAGCGACGATTTCCTCGGCCCGCACGACGACGTAGCGCTGCCCAGCGAAACCGACGGCATCGATTTCGAAGGTGAATTCGGCGTGGTTCTGGACCACGTGGCGATGCGCAGCACGCCGCAGGACGCGCTCAAACAAGTGCGCCTGCTGGTGCAGCTGAACGACTGGAGCCTGCGCGCCATGGGTCCACGCGAAATGCGCACCGGCTTCGGCTTTTTACAAGCCAAGCCGTCCACCAGCTTCGCCCCGGTGGCCGTCACGCCGGATGAACTGGGCGACGCCTGGCGCGACGGCCGCGTGCATCTGGAACTGCACGTGGAATGGAACGGCGCGCACTTCGGCCACCCGCATGGCGGCCAGATGAGCTTCGGCTTCGGCGGCCTGATTGCCCACGCCGCACGCACACGGCGGCTGACGGCTGGCACCATTATCGGCACCGGCACGGTATCGAACAGCAGCCGCGCCGTGGGCTCCGCCTGCATCGCCGAGCGGCGCGTGATCGAGATGATCGACCACGGCGAGGCGCGCACCGGCTTCATGCGCTTCGGTGACCGTGTGCGCATGCAAGCGCGCTTGCCGGGCCAGGACACCGGTCCGTTCGGCGTGATCGACCAGCACGTGGTGGCGGCGCCTTGA
- a CDS encoding SDR family oxidoreductase, with translation MTPPLFDLRDRIVLLTGAAGGLGVAIAQAMAAHGATLLLSDHNADDCEALARSLRTHGHQAHALPCDLSQPRQVQQLAASALQQHGRIDVLICNAGIQGPAGPLHAIDAQQWDAVMDINLRSAATLCGLLLPAMAECGGGSAILMSSIAGLRGNKAIGVYGLSKAALAQLARNLAVEWGPHNVRVNAIAPGLIRTPLAAGLLADDAFMARRLAQTPLRRPGEPHEIAGVAVMLASVAGAFITGQTLVVDGGTTISDGN, from the coding sequence ATGACGCCGCCCCTGTTCGATCTGCGCGACCGCATCGTGCTGCTGACCGGCGCGGCCGGCGGCCTGGGCGTGGCGATCGCGCAGGCGATGGCGGCGCACGGCGCCACCCTGCTGCTGTCCGACCACAACGCCGACGACTGCGAAGCATTGGCGCGCTCGCTGCGCACACACGGCCATCAGGCGCATGCACTGCCTTGCGACCTGTCGCAACCGCGCCAGGTGCAACAGCTGGCCGCATCGGCGCTGCAGCAGCACGGCCGTATCGACGTCTTGATCTGCAACGCCGGCATACAAGGGCCGGCCGGGCCGCTGCACGCGATCGATGCGCAACAATGGGATGCGGTCATGGACATCAACCTGCGCAGCGCCGCCACGCTGTGCGGCTTGCTGCTGCCGGCCATGGCGGAATGCGGCGGCGGCAGCGCTATCCTGATGTCCAGCATCGCCGGCCTGCGCGGCAACAAGGCGATCGGTGTATATGGATTATCGAAGGCGGCGCTGGCGCAGCTGGCGCGCAATCTGGCGGTCGAATGGGGGCCGCACAATGTGCGGGTCAACGCCATCGCACCGGGATTGATCCGCACGCCGCTGGCGGCCGGCCTGCTGGCCGACGACGCCTTCATGGCGCGCCGCTTGGCGCAAACGCCGCTGCGACGGCCCGGCGAACCGCACGAAATCGCCGGCGTGGCCGTCATGCTGGCGAGTGTCGCCGGCGCTTTCATCACCGGCCAGACGCTGGTGGTCGACGGCGGCACCACCATCAGCGACGGCAATTAA
- a CDS encoding glycoside hydrolase family 3 C-terminal domain-containing protein — protein MKKRILALAVTLSVLSQHAATRAADADQDTLADARARGVLAQLTLDEKIQMVHGAGLGTSPLGGGGYIPGIARLGIPALNMTDSGSGVNAGVTGATAFPSPLAVAASWDTVLATDLGVAIGKEVRALGFAVSLGTGVNLAREPRNGRTFEYMGEDPVLAGAILTARTRGTQAQKVVSTAKHFAGNEQETNRYASNSVISEKALRELYLLPFEMTVRDAEPGIVMCAYNLVNGAKACENKALIGDTLKTDWGFKGWVQSDWVVALTDTVRGANAGLDEEQPGSQNDYESTHGMPPTHFNQKLKAAVLSGAVPASRLDDMVFRKLRTLYKLGIMDAPPVAGGKIDRAAGEAVAQTVAAHSMVLLKNAALAGKRASPLPINRKVRSIVVIGGHADVGVMHGGGSGSIQPQEGNPVACLKPDTFFDPFGLFSRCAPYFKSSPLAAIRAKAPGANVTFYSGADVAAAANAAAKADVAIVFATQFTSEAMDLASLSLPSNNDDAANQAYDQNALIVAVAAKNTSTVVVLESGTAVLMPWLDAVPAVLAAWYPGVRGGQAIADVLFGDVNPSGKLPLSFPRRDQDLPQPVIAAGDTVDYSEGLKIGYRWFDANKVAPLFAFGHGLSYTSFSYSSLNVAKTTNGDVSVSVTLKNSGPRSGAEVVQVYASLPSAVGQPPQRLVAWQKLSLKAGESRQVRLTVPKDRLTVWD, from the coding sequence ATGAAGAAGAGAATCCTTGCGCTCGCCGTCACACTGAGCGTGTTGTCGCAGCACGCCGCCACCCGCGCTGCCGACGCCGACCAGGACACCCTGGCCGACGCGCGCGCCCGCGGCGTGCTGGCCCAGCTCACCCTTGATGAAAAAATCCAGATGGTGCACGGCGCCGGACTCGGTACCTCACCCTTGGGCGGCGGTGGTTACATACCGGGCATTGCGCGGCTTGGCATTCCGGCGCTGAATATGACCGACTCCGGTAGCGGGGTAAATGCCGGCGTCACCGGCGCCACGGCGTTTCCATCGCCGCTCGCGGTGGCTGCCAGTTGGGATACTGTGCTGGCCACCGACCTTGGTGTCGCCATCGGCAAGGAGGTGCGGGCGCTTGGTTTTGCCGTGTCGCTCGGGACCGGCGTCAACCTGGCGCGCGAGCCGCGCAATGGCCGCACGTTTGAATACATGGGCGAGGACCCGGTGTTGGCCGGCGCCATCCTGACTGCGCGCACGCGCGGCACGCAAGCGCAGAAAGTGGTATCCACCGCCAAGCATTTCGCCGGCAATGAGCAGGAGACCAATCGTTACGCCTCGAATTCGGTGATTTCGGAAAAGGCGCTGCGTGAGCTGTATCTCCTGCCTTTCGAGATGACGGTGCGCGATGCGGAGCCGGGCATCGTCATGTGCGCCTACAATCTGGTCAACGGCGCCAAAGCTTGTGAAAACAAGGCGCTGATCGGCGATACGCTGAAGACCGACTGGGGCTTCAAGGGCTGGGTGCAGTCCGACTGGGTGGTCGCGCTGACCGATACCGTGCGTGGCGCCAATGCCGGCCTTGACGAAGAGCAGCCGGGATCGCAGAACGACTACGAAAGCACGCATGGCATGCCGCCGACCCATTTCAATCAAAAGCTGAAGGCGGCCGTATTGAGCGGCGCCGTGCCGGCATCCAGGCTCGATGACATGGTGTTCCGCAAGCTGCGCACGCTGTACAAGCTAGGCATTATGGATGCGCCCCCGGTCGCCGGTGGAAAGATCGACCGCGCCGCAGGCGAGGCGGTGGCGCAAACGGTGGCCGCGCACAGCATGGTGCTATTGAAGAACGCTGCCCTTGCAGGCAAGCGCGCATCGCCGCTGCCGATCAACCGCAAGGTGCGCTCGATCGTCGTCATCGGTGGTCATGCCGATGTTGGGGTCATGCATGGCGGTGGCTCCGGCTCCATCCAGCCGCAGGAGGGTAATCCCGTCGCTTGCCTGAAACCCGATACCTTCTTTGATCCTTTCGGCTTGTTCTCGCGCTGCGCACCATACTTCAAGTCCTCGCCGCTGGCGGCGATACGCGCCAAGGCGCCTGGAGCAAACGTCACCTTCTATTCGGGTGCCGATGTCGCAGCAGCGGCCAACGCCGCCGCCAAGGCCGATGTGGCGATCGTCTTTGCCACGCAGTTCACCAGCGAAGCCATGGATCTGGCGTCGCTGAGTCTACCGTCCAACAACGACGATGCCGCCAACCAGGCCTACGACCAGAATGCGCTGATCGTTGCGGTGGCCGCGAAGAATACATCCACGGTGGTGGTGCTGGAAAGCGGCACTGCGGTGCTGATGCCTTGGCTGGACGCCGTGCCCGCAGTGCTGGCCGCATGGTATCCGGGCGTGCGCGGTGGGCAGGCTATCGCCGATGTCTTGTTCGGCGACGTCAACCCTTCCGGCAAGCTGCCGCTCAGTTTTCCCCGGCGCGACCAGGATCTGCCGCAGCCCGTGATCGCCGCTGGCGACACGGTCGACTATAGCGAGGGATTGAAGATCGGCTATCGTTGGTTCGATGCCAACAAGGTGGCGCCGTTGTTCGCCTTCGGCCACGGTTTGTCGTACACCTCGTTCAGCTATTCATCGCTCAACGTCGCCAAGACTACGAATGGGGATGTCAGCGTATCGGTCACACTGAAAAACTCGGGCCCGCGCAGCGGTGCGGAAGTGGTGCAGGTCTATGCGAGTCTGCCTTCGGCTGTGGGACAACCGCCACAGCGCCTGGTGGCCTGGCAAAAGCTGTCGCTGAAGGCGGGAGAAAGCCGTCAGGTGAGATTGACGGTGCCGAAGGACAGGCTGACGGTGTGGGATTAA
- a CDS encoding cupin domain-containing protein: protein MSFPPIHRVVTGHDAAGKAVVTSDGALPTVIELAAIPGTVFHEVWSTGATPARVDNGADPSTGPLVLPPPAHGTRIRFVDIPPDTADYLAHGAARMQEAFSEIGDSAASTVKADSPHPLMHRTESVDYGIVIEGELTLVLDDSEVQLKPGSVVIQRGTNHAWANRSQAPCRMLFVLIDGAYDPAIAAALDQA from the coding sequence ATGAGTTTTCCTCCCATCCACCGCGTCGTCACCGGCCATGACGCCGCCGGCAAGGCTGTCGTCACCTCGGACGGCGCGCTGCCCACGGTGATCGAACTGGCGGCCATCCCCGGGACGGTATTTCACGAGGTGTGGAGCACCGGCGCCACGCCGGCGCGTGTCGACAACGGCGCCGATCCGAGCACCGGGCCGCTGGTGTTGCCGCCGCCGGCACACGGCACGCGCATCCGCTTTGTCGACATCCCGCCCGATACGGCAGACTATCTCGCACACGGCGCCGCCCGCATGCAAGAAGCCTTCAGTGAAATCGGCGACAGCGCCGCGTCCACCGTAAAGGCCGATTCGCCGCACCCGCTGATGCACCGCACCGAGTCGGTGGACTACGGCATCGTCATCGAGGGCGAGCTGACATTGGTGCTGGACGATTCCGAGGTGCAGCTCAAGCCGGGCAGCGTGGTGATCCAGCGCGGCACCAACCATGCCTGGGCCAACCGCTCCCAAGCGCCGTGCCGCATGCTGTTCGTGCTGATCGACGGCGCTTACGATCCAGCCATCGCCGCTGCCCTGGACCAAGCATGA